Proteins found in one Xenopus laevis strain J_2021 chromosome 1L, Xenopus_laevis_v10.1, whole genome shotgun sequence genomic segment:
- the noc4l.L gene encoding nucleolar complex protein 4 homolog B isoform X1 codes for MWMRNRYNSCVSCLLDLLQYSSFSVQELVLCTLMKFIQLEGKFPLENSEWRDSYRFPRELLKFVVDNLLQEEADCTLLITRFQEYLEYDDVRYYTMTVTTECVSRIQQKNKQVLPPVFQTNVFCLLSSINMPVEESTLGNFLVTKNENHEEWKPSKLKEQKRVFERVWMSFLKHQLSVSLYKKVLLILHESILPHMSKPSLMIDFLTAAYDVGGAISLLALNGLFILIHQHNLEYPDFYKKLYSLLEPSVFHVKYRARFFHLANLFLSSTHLPVYLVAAFAKRLARLALTAPPQVLLMIIPFICNLIRRHPACRVLIHRPSAGDLVTDPYIMEEQDPAKSQALESCLWELEVLQQHYHGDVVRAANVISRALSAQESDVSGLLEMSSCELFDKEMKKKFKSVPLEYEPVRGLLGLKSDITAEHFTF; via the exons ATGTGGATGAGAAATCGCTATAATAGCTGTGTGTCCTGCCTGCTGGATCTCTTGCAATACAGCTCTTTTTCTGTCCAG GAACTTGTCCTGTGCACACTGATGAAGTTCATTCAGCTGGAAGGAAAATTCCCACTGGAAAATTCAGAATGGAGAGACAGCTACCGGTTTCCTAGAGAACTGTTAAAA TTTGTTGTAGATAATTTGCTGCAGGAGGAAGCAGACTGTACCCTATTGATCACACGTTTCCAGGAATACTTGGAATACGACGATGTCCGTTATTATACAATGACTGTGACTACTGAATGTGTTTCAAGAATACAGCAAAAGAACAAACAG gTCTTACCACCAGTTTTCCAAACCAATGTATTTTGCTTGCTTTCCTCTATTAACATGCCCGTTGAGGAGAGTACTTTGGGAAATTTCCTAGTAACCAAGAATG aAAACCATGAAGAGTGGAAACCATCAAAACTAAAG GAACAAAAAAGAGTATTTGAGAGGGTCTGGATGAGCTTCCTGAAGCACCAA CTCTCTGTCAGTCTGTACAAGAAGGTGCTTTTGATCCTGCATGAAAGTATCTTGCCACATATGAGCAAACCCTCCCTAATGATTGACTTTCTAACTGCAGCCTATGATGTTG GGGGAGCCATCAGCCTACTAGCCCTTAATGGACTATTCATTTTGATTCATCAGCATAATCT ggaaTACCCAGATTTTTACAAGAAGCTTTACTCTCTTTTGGAGCCCTCAGTCTTCCATGTAAAATACCGTGCCCGTTTCTTCCACCTGGCCAACCTGTTTTTGTCCTCCAC GCATTTACCAGTTTACCTTGTTGCTGCATTTGCAAAGCGCCTGGCCCGGCTCGCCCTGACAGCCCCTCCGCAAGTGCTTCTGATGATCATCCCATTTATCTGTAACCTGATCCGCAGGCACCCAGCTTGTCGTGTTCTTATTCATCGCCCCAGTGCTGGAG atCTGGTAACTGATCCTTACATCATGGAAGAGCAAGATCCTGCCAAGAGCCAAGCATTAGAAAGCTGTCTGTGGGAGCTGGAG gttCTACAGCAGCACTATCATGGCGATGTTGTGAGAGCTGCCAATGTGATCAGCAGGGCACTGTCTGCACAGGAAAGTGATGTATCTGGGCTGTTAGAGATGTCATCCTGTGAG CTCTTTGACAAGGAGATGAAGAAGAAGTTCAAGTCTGTTCCTTTAGAATATGAACCAGTTCGTGGCCTTCTTGGATTAAAATCCGATATTACTGCCGAACATTtcacattttga
- the noc4l.L gene encoding nucleolar complex protein 4 homolog B: protein MAARKAKHAFRSQATQSDAERQDLDSKLAAVLESRGNANAVFDILEHLESKKEDVVQAAIRTTSKLFEVLLEKRELYIGDLPAEDDSPPDTCSAEDKYKMWMRNRYNSCVSCLLDLLQYSSFSVQELVLCTLMKFIQLEGKFPLENSEWRDSYRFPRELLKFVVDNLLQEEADCTLLITRFQEYLEYDDVRYYTMTVTTECVSRIQQKNKQVLPPVFQTNVFCLLSSINMPVEESTLGNFLVTKNENHEEWKPSKLKEQKRVFERVWMSFLKHQLSVSLYKKVLLILHESILPHMSKPSLMIDFLTAAYDVGGAISLLALNGLFILIHQHNLEYPDFYKKLYSLLEPSVFHVKYRARFFHLANLFLSSTHLPVYLVAAFAKRLARLALTAPPQVLLMIIPFICNLIRRHPACRVLIHRPSAGDLVTDPYIMEEQDPAKSQALESCLWELEVLQQHYHGDVVRAANVISRALSAQESDVSGLLEMSSCELFDKEMKKKFKSVPLEYEPVRGLLGLKSDITAEHFTF, encoded by the exons TCCAAAAAGGAAGATGTTGTGCAAGCTGCTATTCGAACGACTTCTAAGTTATTTGAAGTTTTGTTGGAGAAAAGAGAACTTTACATAGGAGATTTGCCTGCAGAAGATGACAGCCCTCCAG ACACATGCAGTGCAGAAGACAAGTATAAAATGTGGATGAGAAATCGCTATAATAGCTGTGTGTCCTGCCTGCTGGATCTCTTGCAATACAGCTCTTTTTCTGTCCAG GAACTTGTCCTGTGCACACTGATGAAGTTCATTCAGCTGGAAGGAAAATTCCCACTGGAAAATTCAGAATGGAGAGACAGCTACCGGTTTCCTAGAGAACTGTTAAAA TTTGTTGTAGATAATTTGCTGCAGGAGGAAGCAGACTGTACCCTATTGATCACACGTTTCCAGGAATACTTGGAATACGACGATGTCCGTTATTATACAATGACTGTGACTACTGAATGTGTTTCAAGAATACAGCAAAAGAACAAACAG gTCTTACCACCAGTTTTCCAAACCAATGTATTTTGCTTGCTTTCCTCTATTAACATGCCCGTTGAGGAGAGTACTTTGGGAAATTTCCTAGTAACCAAGAATG aAAACCATGAAGAGTGGAAACCATCAAAACTAAAG GAACAAAAAAGAGTATTTGAGAGGGTCTGGATGAGCTTCCTGAAGCACCAA CTCTCTGTCAGTCTGTACAAGAAGGTGCTTTTGATCCTGCATGAAAGTATCTTGCCACATATGAGCAAACCCTCCCTAATGATTGACTTTCTAACTGCAGCCTATGATGTTG GGGGAGCCATCAGCCTACTAGCCCTTAATGGACTATTCATTTTGATTCATCAGCATAATCT ggaaTACCCAGATTTTTACAAGAAGCTTTACTCTCTTTTGGAGCCCTCAGTCTTCCATGTAAAATACCGTGCCCGTTTCTTCCACCTGGCCAACCTGTTTTTGTCCTCCAC GCATTTACCAGTTTACCTTGTTGCTGCATTTGCAAAGCGCCTGGCCCGGCTCGCCCTGACAGCCCCTCCGCAAGTGCTTCTGATGATCATCCCATTTATCTGTAACCTGATCCGCAGGCACCCAGCTTGTCGTGTTCTTATTCATCGCCCCAGTGCTGGAG atCTGGTAACTGATCCTTACATCATGGAAGAGCAAGATCCTGCCAAGAGCCAAGCATTAGAAAGCTGTCTGTGGGAGCTGGAG gttCTACAGCAGCACTATCATGGCGATGTTGTGAGAGCTGCCAATGTGATCAGCAGGGCACTGTCTGCACAGGAAAGTGATGTATCTGGGCTGTTAGAGATGTCATCCTGTGAG CTCTTTGACAAGGAGATGAAGAAGAAGTTCAAGTCTGTTCCTTTAGAATATGAACCAGTTCGTGGCCTTCTTGGATTAAAATCCGATATTACTGCCGAACATTtcacattttga